A segment of the SAR324 cluster bacterium genome:
AGGGTTCATGATCCTGGGATTTGGCAGCCTGGGAATTGGTATTATCCTGCACACTTTGAATGATCGTTTCAAGGAATTGACCCGTTTGGCACAAAAAAATGTTCATCAGGAGCGTTGAATAAAATTATTTTGAGAGTTTCAATATGGAAAACATAAGAGCAGCAAGTTTGATCACCGCGATAAAAACTCCCTATCTGCTGGATGGTGAGATTGACATAGAGGCTTACGATAGTTTGGTGGAATTTCAGATTCAGCATGGTGTGGATGGCATCATTGTCGGTGGAACCACAGGTGAAGGACACCTGATGGATTGGGAAGAACATCTGATGCTGATTTCTCACAGTGTCCACAAGTTCGGACACAAGTTGCTGATCATCGGCAACACAGGAAGCAACAACACCTATGAAGCCATAAAGGCCACTCATTTTGGTTTTGCTTCAGGGATGCATGCCTCCCTGCAGATCAATCCGTATTATGGAAAAACTTCCAGAGCCGGTTTGCTGACACATTTCCAGAAAGTGTTGGATCTGGGGCCGGCGATTGTTTACAATGTACCTGGTCGTACCGGTCAGGACCTGGTTCCGGAGGTGATGCTGAAACTGGCTGAACATGCCAATTTCGCGGGAATCAAGGAGTGTACCGGCAGTGACCGGATCAAGAGCTATGAAGATCGGGGAATTGCCTGCTGGTCTGGCAATGATGATGACAGCTTTACCAGTCGGTATGAGTCACGGTCACATGGTGTGATTTCCGTGACAAGCAATCTGGTGCCGGGTTTGATGAAACGGTTGATGAAAGAAAAAGATGAGGCTCTGAAAATTCGACTGATGCCGTTGATTTCATGGTTGTTCAGTGAACCAAATCCAATCCCGCTAAATACGGCCATGTCCATGTTGGGATGCGCCAAACCTGTGATACGTCTGCCTTATGTGCCGCTGGATCGGACCATGAGACAAAAAGGAGTCGAAATTCTTCAGTCCTTTCAGGGAGAACTTCCTGGAACGACAATCAATGTGATGGAAGATGAAGCATTTATCCTGTTGTAGACTCTCAGAAATCAACGATATAGGCTACAACGACGGACATGGTGAGCGGAACATAAAGGTAATGTGACGTGTCAACCCAGATTGAGTTGATTTCCCCGTTCACATACAGGTTCCCCCAGCGTCCTCCAGCAAAGACACTGCCTGATGTTGACAGGCGATCCTCACTGAACCGGTTCAGCTCACAACTGCTTATCATTGCTTCCAGGGCCTGTTGTTTGGGAATACTTTTTTTGACAAGCGCGATTCCGGCTTCATGACAGTCGGAATTGCTGTTTTTGACATATTCAGTGATGTAGGCATGGCCACGCATGGAAAGTAATCCCAGGCCACCGCCAATGCCCATGCTCAGATAACGGTCAGGTGTTTCATCACGGGCGCCAATGGAATAAAACAGTCGAGGCGTGAAGAACAGCATCTGTGCTGAAATGAACGTGCCCAGATCTACCTCAATTTGCTGAATGGCCTCAGCCTGAATATCTCTCAATACGAGTTGCCTGAACGCAAAAAAATCTGAATATCCAAATGAAAAATCATAGCCGAAATTACTTTCTCCAAGGAAACTGCTTTGTAATAGAATGTTATAGTTCAGAGATGGAATGAAATAGCCGGAAAACAAAGCCGCACTGTGCGTTTTTTTGTGGATGATGGCTGGTGTCGCTTTCTTCAGGGCACCACCTATGATCAAGGAGGAACCAGATAATAAATGGCTCACGGCTTTGACACAGCGAGATTCTTTTAATTTTTGATGCAGTTCCACACAGGATTGTACCTGGTCGTCTTCAATACCAAGTTTATTTTTAAGGGTGTCTTGAAGTTGCCCCAGTGTATCAGGCGTACTTTCTTGAATTTTGTCTGCGATGGAGGAAGGTTCTGCTGAAAAAGCCGGAGAACTTTGAAGAAAAAACAGTATTAAAAACAGTAGAACAGGCATAGCCGGACCTAGAAAATATTCAACAAAGAAATTAGTTCCCTTTTGTATAAAAGCCCTTGTGCAATTTTTCAAGGCTTGCCAAAATTCTCTGGAAAAATATGTGAAACCTTAAAAAGGACATGATGAAACGTTTGATCAATCCGCTCATTGATTGTGTGTTTAAGGCTATTTTGGGGGATCCCGACCACAAGGGAGTTCTGTTCATTGCGCTATCCATGTGCTGGAATTACCCAAATGGAAGAAACCGGAGAATCTACCGTTAGGGCCTGAGGATTCCTGGCTATATTTTTTTGAGGAAGCCCGGTACTGGGAGAATCTCCCTGAAGAACTTCAACCACTAGAACCTATGAAGGAAGCCATGAACGTACTGAAACGATTTGCGGAAAAAGAAGCCGATTATTGGCTGTATGAGGCTCGTCTGGAAGGCCAGCGCCTGCAAAAATTCCGGGAAATGGAAATGGAACGCGTTGAAACTGGATGGCGACAGGCTGAGAAATCATTGAACATCGCAATTCAGGAAAAACAACAGGCAGAACAGGAAAAACAACAGGCAATTCAGGAAAAACAACAGGCAGAATGGGAAAAACAACAAGCTGAGCTGGAAAAACAACAAGCCGAGCGGGAAAAACAACAGGCAGAACGGGAAGTCAATCAAATGAGGGAATTGCTCAAACAGGCGGGACTCTCACCAGACAAGCTACTGAAATCCTGAATTGAGAATTAGTTATGGAATCTAATCAGATCAACGATGAAGCAATAGAATCTCAGCATCAACAGCAACTGGGCCATGTGAATGCCATCTGGAACATATTGGTTGTGGTGAGCCTCATTTTGGTGGGCCTGACGGCAGTGTTCCATCTTGACTTTCTGCCGGGGACTCTGCTAGGTTGCGCAATCGTTGGACTTAATTTCTACTGGACCCGTCGCATTGTGACCAATGTGTTTTCCAAGGAAAACGTGAAGCGTCGCATGTTGTTGGTTTATGTGGTCAAATTTGGCTTGTCCATCACTGTCCTGTTTGTGGCAGTGGTTGTTATACAAATCTCAGCCCTCGGGTTGCTGATTGGTTTGTCCAACATTGTCATTGCGGTGATTCTTTATGCCATCGCAAGCGTATTCCGATACTAGAGTCTGTGACTCAATATTCGAGGTCCTATGGTACGAAAAGCTGGTTTAACCTCGTTGCTTCTTTTCGGTTTTGTTTCAACAGCTCTGGCTTCAGAAGGCGGCTTCACATGGTCCCATCTGCTTCTTGGCTGGCTGGAACATCCGTTGGTATCAATGGGGGTCGATCCATTACCTATTCTGGACATGCTGTTTGTTGCGGTAGCGATTATTGTATTGGCATACATTGGCGGAAAACCGTTCCGTGAAAGTGAAATGGTTGAGCCGACAGGCAAAGTTTCGTTATCCTATGTCATGGAAGTGATTGTTTCCGGTATTCTCAATCTGTTGAGCGGAATCATCAAACATGGTGTCGGGGCGAGAGCATTGCTCCCCTTGCTGGGAACCTATGCGATTTTTATTGCCTGTATGAACCTGCTGGGCCTGGTGCCCGGATTCAATCCTCCGACCGATCAGTTCAATGTGACCATTGCGCTGGGATTGATTATTTTTGTAGCGACCCATGTTCTTGGCTTCAGGATTCATGGTTCACACTACATTCAGCAGTTTCTGGGGCCCATTCCATGGCTGTCTCCGTTGATGTTGCCGATTGAACTCATCAGCCATTGTGTACGTCCAATGTCATTGGCCATTCGTTTGTTTGGAAACATGACAGGCGATCACAAGGTTGTTGCTGTCTTTACAACGATTGCGGCAATCGCATTGCCCATTCCCTTCATGGGATTGGGTATTTTAGTGTCCGTTTTGCAAGCATTTGTGTTCGTGGTGTTATCCGCGATTTATTTTGAAGGCGCGATGGGAGAAGCCCATTGATGCCAAAACTTCATTTTGAACAGGAAATAATATGAAAAAATTAGCTGTATTGATGTTGGTTATGGTTGCCGCTTCTCCTCTGTATGCCGCTGAGCACGGTGATTTGGCAACTTTTGGAATTGCGTTAGCGGCCTGTTTGTCTATTGCGATCGCTGCTCTGGGTGGTGCCTGGGGACAGGGAATGGCTGTTAAAGCGGCTCTGGAAGGAATTGCGCGAAATCCTAACGCTGCTGACAAAATCTTCACCCCAATGATTGTGGGTCTGGCGTTGATCGAGTCACTGGTTATTTACGGTCTGGTGATCGCTTTCATTCTGCAAGGTAAAATCTAATTGACCTCAGCCCCGTTTCCCAACGGGGCATTGTGCCCTCAGATTATTCAAAATATTTTTTCTTAATTCCCGTTTTTTTGAGTTTAACCCTGATCAGGGTTCCTTCATTCAGAGTGCTTGAAAGTTCAAGTGTTCCACCATGGTTTCGGATAATTCCATAACTGGTGGTCAAACCCAGTCCTGTGCCTTCGCCAACATCTTTGGTAGTAAAAAAGGGATTCATCACCAAACCAAGATGTTCCTCAGAAATGCCGATTCCTGTGTCCTGAATATCTACAACTTGCCAGGGATGATCCTCATAGACATGAATTACCAGGTTTTTGACCTCGCATGGTTTCATGGCTTCTATCGCGTTGATGGTGAGATTCATCAGTGCCTGTTCCATCAACAGATTCTGGCCTTCAATATAATCAGAGATGGGTTCAATTTTAAGATTCAGCACAATATCGTTGTTTTGTATATGGTGCGTAATCATATCCAGCATGTGCTCTACACATTGATTGATCAAAAAAGGTTGATTCTGCATGAAATTATCTTCACGGCTGTAAAGCAATAAATTGTGGGTGATTTTTGCACAGCGATCAACCAATTTTTCAATTTGTGTCAGTTGTTCAGACATTGACGTCTGTTTGGGGGCTTCTTTAAGTTGCTCAACGATGAGGGAAATCATACACAAGGGGTTATTGATTTCATGTGCGATTCCTTCTGCCATTTGCGCGATTCCACGTAATTTTGCGGTTTGTACCAGTTCAGCCTGTGCTGTTTTAAGATCAAGATTCAGTTGATGGAGAGTGTTGATGTTGTTTTGTGTCATCAGTGCAGCATTGATTCGGGCATTGAAAATCACTTCACGGACTGGTTTGTTGATAAAATCTACGGCACCGACGTTAAAGCACTGTTCCAGCAATTTTTCATCGACATCTCCTGTCAGCATGATGACAGGGATCTGTGCAAAGGTATGATGGTTTTTTAGACTTTTCAATAGATCCACCCCATTCACTTCAGGCATGTAAACATCCAGAAGAATGAGATCAGGCGTTTCCGTTTTCAGGTAATCAAACAAAAATTTACCATAAAGCGTGAATAGCGGAGTATGGCCCTTGAGTGTGAGAAGGTTTGAAACATGCTCAATGATTGCAAAGTCATCATCAACGATTAATATTTTTGCCATGAAGAATCTCGTTGACCAGTTCAGTGAGTTTTTCGTTATTTCTGGAGGAAAGGGCTTGTTCCATTTCAGAAAGTGATTTTTTCAAGGGATGATTTGTTCCCACCAGAAGTTCATTTAATTCTTGTAGTTTTTTGTGAATTTTATCTGTCATGAAATAGGGAATTTCAAGTAGATTCTGACAGATAGCCTTGATTTGTTCCAGCACTTCACTGCCAAGCGTTGTGGTTTCAGTCTGATTGGCTGGAGTCGTGTCACTGGAAAAATACTTTGAAATAATGGACAATACCTCATCAACTTTTACAGGTTTGGTCAGGTATGCGCTCATGCCTGCATTCAATGCATTGAGTTCTTGTTCCTTGAAGGATTCCGCACTGATTCCAATGATAGGAATTTGCTCACAGGTGGGCAATTGCCTGATCAGACGGGTGGCCGTGAAACCATCCATGACAGGCATGTGAATATCCATCAGAATAATATCCGGTCGGGTTTCTCGACAATAATTCAAGGCTTCCTCACCGTTAGCAGTAACAACTAACTGACATGGAATGTCTTCAAAAATTGCCTGCATCATCAACTGATTGACGGGGTTATCCTCTGCCATCAAAATATGTTTTCCATGCAAAACATTTTCTTGGGAAGGTTGGTGTGAGGGTGTCTCTTCAGGATGTTCCGACACGGCCTGCAAGGGAAGCATCACCGTAAACACACTCCCATGATCCAATGCGCTTTCCACTATAATGGAGCCTTCCAGTAGTTCGATCATGCTTTTGACAAGGGTCAGACCCAATCCTGTTCCTCCATATTTCCGGGTAATGGTGTTGTCCGCTTGTTCAAACGGATGAAAAATGGTTTTCAGGTGTTCCGTGGAAATCCCTACGCCGCTGTCTTCAATGGTCCAGCATAACATTTTGTTATGTTCAAAAGCTTTCATCTGCACCGAACCCTTACTGGTAAATTTGATCGCGTTGTCAACGAGGCTATGCAGTATATGGTTCAGGAAAGTCCGATCAGAAAGAATCATGACCGGAAGTTGCGGGTCAAAAGAATACTCAAATGTTAAGTTTTTTTCATGTGCCTGTGCTTTATATAAATGAAAAATTCCCTGAAACAACAATCGGATGTTGACAGGTTTTAGTTCGACTTTTGCTTTGCCGGATTGGAGCTGAGCCAGTTCAAGGATATTACTGATGATTTCAGCCAAATGCACACTGCTGTCCTGAATTTGCCGCAGGTACCGTTTGAAATCAGAGGTGTGTATGACAGCTCCATATTTCTTTTCCAGGAGTTGACTGAATCCCGAAATAGCATTGAGCGGAGACCTGATTTCATGGCTCATCTTTGCCAGAAACTGCATCTTTGCCTGAGATGCTTCTTCCGCACGTTTTTTTTCTTCCGCCAATAGTTTTTCAGTGATTTTCTGTTGAGTCATATCGACAGAAAATCCCAGCAGAACACTTTCCCCATCTTTAAAGGTCAGAATTTTTTTTCCTGCCAGGAACCACTTTTTCTCAGGACTCGTGAAATGTTCTTCCCTCATGATCAGTTCTTTGGCCTTCCAGACAGTCATGTCATGTTGCCGGTGCCTGATCGCGACATCCGGAGCAAAAAGTTCATCGTCCGTTTTATTGATGATCTCCGATTTTGGTCTTTGCAGAGTGT
Coding sequences within it:
- the dapA gene encoding 4-hydroxy-tetrahydrodipicolinate synthase, giving the protein MENIRAASLITAIKTPYLLDGEIDIEAYDSLVEFQIQHGVDGIIVGGTTGEGHLMDWEEHLMLISHSVHKFGHKLLIIGNTGSNNTYEAIKATHFGFASGMHASLQINPYYGKTSRAGLLTHFQKVLDLGPAIVYNVPGRTGQDLVPEVMLKLAEHANFAGIKECTGSDRIKSYEDRGIACWSGNDDDSFTSRYESRSHGVISVTSNLVPGLMKRLMKEKDEALKIRLMPLISWLFSEPNPIPLNTAMSMLGCAKPVIRLPYVPLDRTMRQKGVEILQSFQGELPGTTINVMEDEAFILL
- a CDS encoding ATP synthase subunit I; its protein translation is MESNQINDEAIESQHQQQLGHVNAIWNILVVVSLILVGLTAVFHLDFLPGTLLGCAIVGLNFYWTRRIVTNVFSKENVKRRMLLVYVVKFGLSITVLFVAVVVIQISALGLLIGLSNIVIAVILYAIASVFRY
- the atpB gene encoding F0F1 ATP synthase subunit A codes for the protein MVRKAGLTSLLLFGFVSTALASEGGFTWSHLLLGWLEHPLVSMGVDPLPILDMLFVAVAIIVLAYIGGKPFRESEMVEPTGKVSLSYVMEVIVSGILNLLSGIIKHGVGARALLPLLGTYAIFIACMNLLGLVPGFNPPTDQFNVTIALGLIIFVATHVLGFRIHGSHYIQQFLGPIPWLSPLMLPIELISHCVRPMSLAIRLFGNMTGDHKVVAVFTTIAAIALPIPFMGLGILVSVLQAFVFVVLSAIYFEGAMGEAH
- the atpE gene encoding ATP synthase F0 subunit C, which codes for MKKLAVLMLVMVAASPLYAAEHGDLATFGIALAACLSIAIAALGGAWGQGMAVKAALEGIARNPNAADKIFTPMIVGLALIESLVIYGLVIAFILQGKI
- a CDS encoding hybrid sensor histidine kinase/response regulator produces the protein MAKILIVDDDFAIIEHVSNLLTLKGHTPLFTLYGKFLFDYLKTETPDLILLDVYMPEVNGVDLLKSLKNHHTFAQIPVIMLTGDVDEKLLEQCFNVGAVDFINKPVREVIFNARINAALMTQNNINTLHQLNLDLKTAQAELVQTAKLRGIAQMAEGIAHEINNPLCMISLIVEQLKEAPKQTSMSEQLTQIEKLVDRCAKITHNLLLYSREDNFMQNQPFLINQCVEHMLDMITHHIQNNDIVLNLKIEPISDYIEGQNLLMEQALMNLTINAIEAMKPCEVKNLVIHVYEDHPWQVVDIQDTGIGISEEHLGLVMNPFFTTKDVGEGTGLGLTTSYGIIRNHGGTLELSSTLNEGTLIRVKLKKTGIKKKYFE
- a CDS encoding response regulator, with the protein product MKLQTKIVIMVIFPALILIGAFSFIGYDTVKPILYQAQKDHLHLHMEHLIQNVLEAAQHAFLADKKAKDLLPEYQHETILEFVRGMELNKYDHLFVFDLPTLSLVFEYKGDPASKSIVPVQKAIAEIREAIQSQREHINLEGSDHVIFTGNFDPWNWKVVLLSDTQALIEPLNQRIFNMMVLCALVTMILMLGMLFLSKKIILNPIIIIQGITKKIAGNEIVYGVPITSKDEIGDLARDIESMANSIQKYKNLLTNENDKLQQIIEDLPVNIFIKNIQGQLLLCNEALANTLQRPKSEIINKTDDELFAPDVAIRHRQHDMTVWKAKELIMREEHFTSPEKKWFLAGKKILTFKDGESVLLGFSVDMTQQKITEKLLAEEKKRAEEASQAKMQFLAKMSHEIRSPLNAISGFSQLLEKKYGAVIHTSDFKRYLRQIQDSSVHLAEIISNILELAQLQSGKAKVELKPVNIRLLFQGIFHLYKAQAHEKNLTFEYSFDPQLPVMILSDRTFLNHILHSLVDNAIKFTSKGSVQMKAFEHNKMLCWTIEDSGVGISTEHLKTIFHPFEQADNTITRKYGGTGLGLTLVKSMIELLEGSIIVESALDHGSVFTVMLPLQAVSEHPEETPSHQPSQENVLHGKHILMAEDNPVNQLMMQAIFEDIPCQLVVTANGEEALNYCRETRPDIILMDIHMPVMDGFTATRLIRQLPTCEQIPIIGISAESFKEQELNALNAGMSAYLTKPVKVDEVLSIISKYFSSDTTPANQTETTTLGSEVLEQIKAICQNLLEIPYFMTDKIHKKLQELNELLVGTNHPLKKSLSEMEQALSSRNNEKLTELVNEILHGKNINR